A single window of Anaerocolumna chitinilytica DNA harbors:
- a CDS encoding extracellular solute-binding protein yields MKVRHKKLLSCLLVVIFLFTMLSGCSSKNTAVNKNTSNNSGAEATKEAEPTATAEANPLAAGIAGNTAPTDEEKAMVNDTLEDSYLGDVFDTKIPNDYSAYPMDATLDVWMPSNSILASVCDDLNNQKTFAQVEKLTGIKINFIVPPLGEETTNFNLMIASGELPDIIVDAGRYTGGIAAGVADGAYMKLNDIIEKDMPNYNAWRNSDEERRVTSVLDDGTIGAVYGLAPYNEWCWFGMLIKQEALDKTGLAVPETIDEWHNFLLACKKAGYDQPLNYGSTYGQIFTGILNGAYNVWDWMYVDKDGKAAWGPAAAGAKDYLTMMQQWNKEGLFNKDWATADFNQRMAEAASPDCAVMMDSPDTMWGYWKQDNNIDFVGALNPVLNKGDKPQQTYKNFKSTGTIAAITTQCDNVEAATAFLDFAFTKKGWEIYNYGSYGDVHLINDKGLPYFPEDGLMYNDPDGQPLSNLIWKYRIHSFANIRDEHNSNPLITAKGSYSGKIREYWTSNTDDSMTMPPVSFTADESSREGELGTILSTLRNEYFAKIVMGQLPVSAYDEFLQKAKTQGLDEFVQLWQTALDRYNAR; encoded by the coding sequence ATGAAGGTAAGGCATAAGAAACTGCTTAGCTGTTTATTAGTTGTTATATTCCTATTTACAATGCTTTCAGGATGCAGCAGCAAGAATACTGCTGTAAATAAAAATACAAGCAATAATTCCGGTGCAGAAGCAACAAAAGAGGCAGAACCTACGGCTACAGCTGAGGCAAACCCATTGGCTGCCGGTATCGCCGGGAATACTGCTCCCACCGACGAAGAAAAAGCCATGGTAAATGATACACTGGAGGACAGTTATCTGGGAGATGTTTTTGATACAAAGATACCAAATGATTATTCAGCCTATCCGATGGATGCAACTCTGGATGTCTGGATGCCTTCCAATTCTATTCTGGCTTCCGTATGCGATGACCTGAATAACCAGAAGACATTTGCGCAGGTGGAGAAGTTAACCGGCATTAAGATTAATTTTATCGTACCGCCCCTTGGAGAAGAGACAACGAATTTTAATCTTATGATAGCCTCAGGAGAACTTCCTGATATTATCGTAGATGCCGGAAGATATACCGGCGGTATTGCAGCAGGTGTTGCAGATGGTGCTTATATGAAATTAAACGATATTATTGAAAAAGACATGCCTAACTACAATGCTTGGCGTAATTCAGATGAGGAAAGACGTGTTACTTCCGTACTGGATGATGGAACCATAGGTGCTGTATATGGCTTGGCTCCTTATAATGAATGGTGCTGGTTTGGTATGTTAATTAAACAGGAAGCATTAGATAAAACCGGACTTGCAGTGCCTGAAACAATTGACGAATGGCATAACTTCCTGTTAGCTTGTAAAAAGGCAGGCTATGATCAGCCTTTAAACTATGGTTCTACATATGGACAGATTTTTACCGGAATTTTAAACGGTGCATATAATGTTTGGGATTGGATGTATGTTGACAAAGATGGTAAGGCAGCCTGGGGACCTGCAGCAGCTGGAGCCAAAGATTATCTGACAATGATGCAGCAGTGGAATAAGGAAGGACTCTTTAATAAAGACTGGGCTACTGCTGACTTTAATCAGAGAATGGCAGAAGCGGCTTCTCCTGACTGTGCGGTTATGATGGATTCACCTGATACTATGTGGGGATACTGGAAACAGGACAATAACATTGATTTCGTAGGAGCGTTAAATCCCGTATTAAATAAAGGGGATAAACCTCAGCAGACCTATAAAAACTTTAAATCCACCGGTACTATTGCAGCTATTACTACTCAGTGTGACAACGTAGAAGCAGCCACTGCATTCCTTGATTTTGCATTTACAAAGAAAGGCTGGGAAATCTACAATTATGGTTCTTACGGAGATGTTCATTTAATTAACGATAAGGGATTGCCTTATTTCCCGGAGGACGGTCTTATGTATAATGACCCGGATGGACAGCCGTTATCCAACTTGATTTGGAAATATCGTATACACTCTTTTGCTAATATCCGTGACGAGCATAACTCCAATCCTTTAATTACAGCAAAGGGAAGTTATTCAGGTAAGATTCGTGAATACTGGACTTCGAATACCGATGATTCCATGACCATGCCTCCTGTAAGTTTTACCGCTGATGAGAGTTCAAGAGAAGGCGAGCTTGGTACGATTCTTTCAACTTTAAGAAATGAGTATTTTGCTAAAATTGTAATGGGTCAGTTACCTGTAAGTGCATATGATGAATTCCTCCAAAAAGCAAAGACACAGGGGCTTGATGAATTTGTTCAGTTATGGCAGACAGCCCTGGATCGCTATAATGCAAGATAA